In Deltaproteobacteria bacterium, a single window of DNA contains:
- the fliG gene encoding flagellar motor switch protein FliG produces the protein MTNEEKAAILLLSLKEDTAAQVMKNLRPSEIRRIGRYMNRISDISSETLNAVAKEFCTLAREKGGTISVGHEQPKNIVIKALGEKAAQDIIADVENAKRNDNPIIEKLQDIDPKILVDFTRTEHPQTIALILAHLKPDQAAQILDDFSPPMQFEITRRMATLKSVPYEFIEEVAKTLEKEIVIGQGGDQQIGGPELAAEVLNRLNRANENSIMISLEETDPELAMQIRNFMFTFEDVLKLDDKSLQELLREISGEDLARALKLVDMDLRERIFKNMSKRGAEMLKEDIEMMPPIRLSEAEACQRTILEVTKRLESEGKITVSRGDEQDEFI, from the coding sequence GAAAAACCTGCGCCCTTCGGAGATCAGGCGTATCGGCAGGTATATGAACCGCATATCGGATATTTCCTCGGAGACCCTGAACGCCGTAGCAAAGGAATTTTGCACACTTGCCCGGGAGAAGGGGGGAACCATCTCGGTTGGGCACGAGCAACCAAAAAACATTGTAATCAAGGCCCTGGGAGAAAAAGCGGCCCAGGATATCATTGCCGACGTCGAAAATGCCAAACGGAATGACAATCCTATTATCGAAAAACTCCAGGATATCGATCCGAAGATTCTGGTTGATTTCACGCGAACGGAACATCCCCAGACCATTGCCCTGATTCTGGCCCACCTAAAACCGGATCAGGCGGCGCAGATCCTCGACGATTTTTCGCCGCCGATGCAATTTGAAATCACCAGAAGGATGGCCACACTCAAAAGTGTGCCCTACGAGTTCATCGAAGAAGTCGCAAAGACACTGGAGAAGGAAATCGTGATCGGCCAGGGGGGGGACCAGCAGATCGGCGGCCCCGAATTGGCGGCGGAAGTGTTGAACCGCCTGAACCGGGCCAATGAGAATTCGATCATGATCTCGCTGGAAGAAACGGACCCTGAACTGGCCATGCAGATCCGTAATTTCATGTTCACCTTTGAAGATGTCTTGAAACTCGACGACAAGAGTCTGCAGGAGCTGCTTCGTGAAATCAGCGGCGAGGATCTTGCGCGGGCTCTGAAGCTTGTCGATATGGACCTCCGGGAGAGGATATTCAAAAACATGTCCAAACGCGGTGCGGAAATGCTCAAGGAAGACATCGAGATGATGCCGCCCATCCGCCTGTCGGAAGCGGAAGCATGCCAGAGGACCATTCTGGAAGTTACAAAGCGTCTGGAATCGGAAGGGAAAATCACCGTATCACGAGGAGATGAACAGGATGAGTTCATCTAA
- the fliI gene encoding flagellar protein export ATPase FliI, translated as MFTDFEKYHRILERINPIRVNGKVSEIIGLVVEGHGPAASIGEVCGIYPTGSDKPVNAEVVGFRKGKVLLMPLENIRGLGPGCRIVAIHRKASIRVGKALLGRVIDGMGNPIDNRGAIRCDEEYPIYADPVNPLKRGRIREPMDLGVRAINGLLTCGRGQRMGIFAGSGVGKSVLLGMFARHTKADVNVIGLIGERGREVRDFLEKNLGAEGLARSVVVVAASDTHPLVRMRAAYVATTISEYFRDQGRDVLLMIDSLTRFAMAQREIGLSVGEPPTTKGYTPSVFSLLPKLLERAGSIEGGGSITGLYTILVEGDDFNEPISDAARSILDGHIILSRELSSKNHYPAVDVLGSISRVMIDVVDEEHRRKAGELLNIMSVYRNAEDMINIGAYVKGSNREIDRAIEMIDRINAFLRQDIETKITFQESVRDLDALLEP; from the coding sequence ATGTTTACGGATTTTGAAAAATACCACCGTATTCTGGAGCGGATCAATCCGATTCGTGTCAATGGCAAGGTAAGCGAGATCATCGGCCTTGTTGTGGAAGGTCATGGGCCGGCGGCGTCGATCGGCGAGGTCTGCGGTATTTATCCGACGGGAAGCGATAAACCCGTGAATGCGGAGGTCGTCGGGTTTCGCAAGGGGAAAGTTCTGCTTATGCCCCTGGAAAATATCCGGGGCCTGGGGCCGGGTTGCCGCATTGTCGCAATTCATAGAAAGGCGAGTATTCGTGTGGGGAAGGCCCTTCTGGGCCGGGTTATCGACGGGATGGGCAATCCGATCGACAATCGGGGAGCGATTCGGTGCGATGAGGAATACCCGATTTACGCGGACCCGGTCAACCCACTGAAACGAGGCCGTATCCGGGAACCCATGGATCTGGGGGTGCGGGCTATCAACGGCTTGCTGACTTGTGGCAGGGGACAGCGGATGGGGATCTTCGCCGGTTCGGGCGTGGGGAAAAGCGTTCTGCTCGGTATGTTCGCCAGGCACACCAAGGCGGACGTCAATGTGATCGGCCTGATCGGCGAGAGGGGGCGTGAGGTTCGGGATTTCCTGGAAAAAAACCTGGGCGCCGAGGGTCTGGCCCGGTCCGTCGTGGTCGTAGCCGCATCGGACACACATCCTCTCGTCAGGATGCGGGCGGCCTACGTGGCCACGACCATTTCCGAATACTTCCGGGACCAGGGACGCGATGTCCTTTTGATGATCGACTCGCTGACACGCTTTGCCATGGCCCAGCGTGAAATCGGTTTGTCCGTTGGTGAACCGCCGACGACAAAAGGGTACACGCCGTCCGTGTTCAGCCTGCTTCCCAAGCTCCTGGAGCGGGCCGGTAGTATCGAAGGGGGGGGGAGCATCACCGGTTTGTACACCATTCTGGTGGAAGGAGACGACTTCAACGAACCCATCTCGGATGCGGCGAGGTCCATTCTCGATGGCCACATCATCCTGTCCCGTGAACTGTCCAGCAAAAATCACTATCCCGCCGTGGATGTCCTCGGGAGTATCAGCCGGGTTATGATCGATGTTGTGGATGAGGAACACCGTAGGAAAGCCGGCGAGCTGCTCAATATCATGTCGGTCTATCGCAATGCGGAAGATATGATCAATATCGGGGCCTATGTCAAGGGCAGCAATAGGGAAATCGACCGGGCCATTGAGATGATCGACCGGATCAATGCATTTCTTCGCCAGGATATCGAGACGAAAATCACCTTTCAGGAATCCGTTCGGGATCTGGATGCCCTGTTGGAGCCCTAG
- a CDS encoding GAF domain-containing protein, with protein MRRENKTPNKSRPSTMDEKKLFKKQYLKMRDLYENKIKELSVIRELVDMLRLTGVSDRIALFREQLQVIRKYFFVTHVSLMLFNEKTQRLEMLAFLNDPAHAHPHRDYESLCHKTAEQAFTQNQSAFMKNAAGPCSPEAEKDDGGQSLLSVPLSHNGQAIGVLNLLFPSITRFDRNQISFFSLVADQIVTSAVLSRLYSQMLREENQRFLLSRFFSKNVAREILKRKGILRLGGDRKRATILFADLRGFTAISERFDEETVVDVLNDFFSHITPTIFRNEGTLDKLLGDGIMAVFGAPISHAHDPVRAVEAAIEIIEELRLLNRARRDKQWPELKIGIGINTGDVVAGYIGSDDHINYTVIGDAVNVAQRIESMAGDDEILVTRAVKEAIDEAGTDVRGLTAFTALPPLHVKGREKPLTVFRVEYAR; from the coding sequence ATGAGAAGGGAAAACAAAACCCCGAACAAAAGCCGCCCATCCACCATGGATGAAAAGAAACTGTTTAAAAAACAGTACCTCAAAATGAGGGACCTTTATGAAAACAAGATCAAGGAACTGTCCGTGATCAGAGAACTCGTGGACATGCTTCGCTTGACGGGCGTGTCGGACCGAATCGCCCTTTTCAGGGAGCAACTTCAGGTCATCAGAAAATATTTCTTCGTGACCCACGTCTCTTTGATGCTCTTCAATGAAAAAACACAGCGGCTTGAGATGCTGGCCTTTCTCAATGACCCGGCCCATGCCCATCCTCACCGGGATTACGAGTCTCTCTGCCATAAAACGGCGGAACAGGCCTTCACACAGAATCAGTCGGCCTTCATGAAAAACGCCGCCGGGCCATGTTCCCCGGAAGCGGAAAAGGATGACGGGGGACAATCCCTGCTGAGCGTCCCCCTGTCCCACAATGGCCAGGCCATCGGTGTGCTGAACCTCCTCTTCCCGTCAATCACCCGTTTCGATCGAAACCAGATCAGCTTTTTCAGTCTGGTGGCGGATCAAATCGTTACGTCCGCCGTCCTGTCCCGCCTCTACTCGCAGATGCTCAGGGAAGAGAACCAGCGTTTTTTACTGAGCCGCTTTTTTTCCAAAAATGTCGCCAGGGAAATTCTGAAAAGAAAGGGAATCCTGCGACTGGGGGGTGACCGGAAACGGGCGACCATCCTGTTCGCCGATCTGCGTGGATTCACCGCGATATCGGAACGGTTCGACGAGGAAACGGTCGTCGATGTTCTCAATGACTTTTTTTCGCACATCACCCCCACGATCTTCCGGAATGAGGGAACCCTGGACAAGCTGCTCGGAGACGGCATCATGGCTGTTTTCGGCGCCCCGATCTCCCATGCCCATGATCCGGTTCGCGCCGTCGAAGCGGCGATCGAGATCATTGAGGAACTGCGTCTCCTGAACCGGGCGAGACGCGATAAACAGTGGCCTGAACTAAAAATCGGCATCGGGATCAACACAGGGGACGTGGTCGCCGGCTATATCGGCTCCGATGATCATATTAACTATACCGTCATCGGTGACGCCGTCAATGTGGCGCAGCGCATCGAATCCATGGCGGGTGATGATGAAATTCTCGTCACCCGGGCGGTGAAAGAGGCCATCGATGAAGCGGGTACGGACGTCCGGGGCCTTACGGCTTTCACGGCTCTTCCGCCTCTCCATGTCAAGGGGAGGGAAAAACCCCTGACCGTTTTTCGTGTCGAGTATGCGCGGTAA
- the fliJ gene encoding flagellar export protein FliJ: MFIYSLQSVLEYRQSIEKEKLTEFSDAERNLHDEKRRLQEIGEHRAELAGDLRALQDKACNSRDIVLILKYSEELQRREQRQMEIVREAALVFEERRKDLLEAVKKRKMMETHKEHRHQEYKTDLIAAERRETDDMSIQRFSRRGS, translated from the coding sequence ATGTTTATCTATAGTCTGCAATCCGTTTTGGAATATCGTCAGAGCATCGAAAAGGAAAAGCTGACGGAATTTTCGGATGCGGAGCGAAATTTACATGATGAAAAAAGACGGCTACAGGAGATAGGGGAACATCGTGCAGAACTGGCAGGTGATTTAAGGGCTTTGCAGGACAAGGCGTGTAACAGCAGGGATATCGTCCTGATCCTGAAGTATTCGGAAGAGCTGCAGAGAAGGGAGCAGCGGCAGATGGAGATTGTTCGGGAAGCCGCGCTCGTGTTCGAGGAAAGACGAAAGGACCTCCTGGAAGCGGTCAAAAAAAGGAAGATGATGGAAACACACAAGGAACACCGGCATCAGGAATACAAGACAGACCTGATCGCGGCGGAACGCCGGGAAACGGACGATATGTCCATTCAGCGCTTCAGCAGGAGGGGGTCGTGA
- a CDS encoding HDOD domain-containing protein: MNDLRYRLILQGFTPDAPLKRVAHSLQKEIGLTVDEIRPLLTSVPRVIKVFDTRNHAETAQQAMSQTGCLVMVEPVIPYAGTPYLIPKKSDRRIREELSKVLRSRSSMSILVFHVEAGTPNTIYPSMLGDMGEKAADFFRESDTLIGFDDNRLILLGFATDMQGVGPIKQKALRGLKKMLDKDILVTCGYAIFPEEGQTLDRLLYLTTIARDETANRHVPDAHKTGATVPSIPASLSPDINEWTPLQLCFIRGRGRIFHRLLHMTPDMLWLGLSQVPQANQREFLARLPFDSPLAPVLGRMIDDQTKPPPASEAEHHFSTIMQQMELESGMAQRDIMRNRVTTLLNASEDLPTLPAVASQIFSIASHPYSSGTELANIIMKDPALTSKLLRTVNSAFYGHPQKISSVKYAISLLGTNEILDIAFGLAAARVFDSRHLRNIINPQHLWHHSLCTALLVKHLYRRLPGKMDEGVFSAGLLHDVGKIFFIDHFTDMYRNTYQEADTQGHSLFEVEEEAYGMDHAMAGCALAFRWNLPETLVQAIGYHHQPFNAPDHHELAAITGLANYLYYRALETGHAPTDENRMNHGMTYGHWLSLARLFDPFDEDVLAAMVQEAKNIIDENAASTPYIDEDSKK; encoded by the coding sequence ATGAACGATCTTCGTTACCGCCTCATACTACAGGGTTTTACCCCCGATGCCCCACTCAAAAGGGTCGCCCATTCCCTTCAGAAAGAAATCGGTCTCACGGTGGATGAGATCCGCCCGCTTTTGACCAGCGTGCCCCGGGTGATCAAGGTTTTCGATACCCGGAACCATGCTGAAACGGCGCAACAGGCCATGAGCCAAACGGGTTGTCTCGTCATGGTTGAACCGGTCATACCCTACGCCGGCACCCCCTACCTGATCCCCAAAAAAAGTGACCGCCGCATCCGTGAAGAGCTCAGTAAGGTCCTGCGCAGCCGGAGCAGCATGTCCATTCTGGTGTTTCATGTGGAAGCCGGGACACCCAATACCATTTATCCCTCCATGCTCGGGGATATGGGGGAAAAAGCGGCTGATTTTTTCCGGGAAAGCGACACCCTGATCGGGTTCGATGACAACCGCCTGATCCTGCTAGGTTTCGCCACAGACATGCAGGGTGTCGGCCCCATCAAACAAAAGGCTCTGCGGGGCCTGAAAAAAATGCTGGACAAGGATATCCTGGTCACCTGCGGTTACGCCATTTTCCCGGAAGAAGGACAGACTCTCGACAGGCTCCTTTATCTGACAACCATCGCCAGGGATGAAACCGCCAACCGTCATGTCCCTGACGCCCATAAAACCGGGGCAACGGTGCCTTCCATCCCGGCGTCGTTGTCCCCCGACATCAACGAATGGACCCCCCTTCAACTCTGCTTTATCAGGGGCCGGGGGCGTATATTCCACAGACTGCTCCATATGACCCCGGACATGCTCTGGCTCGGTCTGAGCCAGGTCCCCCAGGCGAACCAGAGGGAATTTCTCGCGCGACTGCCCTTCGATTCCCCCCTTGCGCCGGTTTTAGGAAGGATGATAGACGATCAGACGAAACCCCCTCCCGCCTCGGAAGCGGAGCACCATTTCAGCACGATCATGCAGCAAATGGAACTCGAATCCGGCATGGCCCAAAGGGACATCATGAGGAATCGCGTCACCACCCTGCTCAACGCATCCGAAGACTTGCCGACTTTGCCCGCCGTCGCGAGCCAGATATTCAGTATCGCCTCTCACCCCTATTCCTCGGGAACCGAGTTGGCCAATATCATTATGAAAGATCCGGCCCTGACCTCCAAATTACTCAGGACGGTCAACTCGGCTTTTTACGGCCATCCACAGAAGATCAGCTCCGTAAAGTACGCAATCTCCCTTCTCGGTACGAATGAAATCCTGGATATCGCCTTCGGCCTGGCGGCGGCAAGGGTTTTCGATTCAAGGCATCTGCGAAACATTATCAACCCGCAGCACCTCTGGCATCACTCTCTGTGTACGGCTCTGCTTGTCAAGCACCTCTACCGGCGGCTGCCCGGCAAAATGGACGAAGGCGTTTTCTCGGCCGGGTTGTTGCATGATGTCGGAAAGATCTTTTTCATCGATCACTTCACGGACATGTACAGAAATACTTATCAGGAAGCGGACACGCAGGGACACTCCCTGTTTGAAGTGGAGGAAGAAGCCTACGGCATGGATCATGCGATGGCGGGATGTGCGCTGGCCTTCCGCTGGAACCTGCCGGAAACGCTGGTACAGGCCATCGGGTATCACCATCAGCCGTTTAACGCACCGGACCACCATGAACTCGCCGCCATAACGGGTCTGGCCAATTACCTCTATTACCGGGCCCTGGAAACCGGCCACGCACCGACAGACGAAAATCGCATGAACCACGGCATGACATACGGCCACTGGTTGTCGCTTGCCCGCCTGTTCGACCCATTCGACGAGGACGTGCTCGCAGCCATGGTCCAGGAAGCCAAAAACATCATCGATGAAAATGCGGCGTCCACACCCTACATCGATGAGGACAGCAAAAAATGA